The stretch of DNA GGTATTTTTCGTCAGGACGTTTCGGATTAAGCACCGCCACAGCCGGCGGAAGCACGTCGAGGGGTTCGTGATGATCTGTAATGATCACGTCAATTCCCAGTTCTTCGGCAAACCTGACTTCTTCGACATTGGAGATCCCGCAGTCCACGGTAATGATCAGGTCATACCCTGTCTGTTTCAATCTCTTGATTGAATCAATGTTCAGGCCGTAACCCATGCACTGGCGCTCGGGAATATAATAATCCACCCGCTTGCCGATCTGCAGAAAAAAATTATAAAGCAACGCGATGGAAGTGATCCCGTCCACGTCATAATCACCAAAAATGATGATTTTTTCATTGCCTGCTACAGCCTTCTTGATCCGTTCCACGGCCAAATCCACACCGGACAGGAGTTCCGGGGAATGCAGCATTTTCAAGTCCCCGTAAAGGAACATCTGTGCCTCAGCTACACTGTTCACTTCACGGTTGACCAGAATTCTGGCGATCACTTCAGGCAGCTTGAGAGTCCTGCAAATCTCACCGACCAAATTCTGTTTATGCGCCTGCACTTCCCATTTCATTCCAACACACCCGTCAGTTGTTGGGTCAAACAGCCGTTTGCCCTTACAAATTATTTCGTAGTCATCACGTACACGCCGTCCCAGTCTGCTGAAGGTGGATCCTTCTTGAATTCCTCGCAGCGATCAATA from Candidatus Wallbacteria bacterium encodes:
- a CDS encoding DHH family phosphoesterase; amino-acid sequence: MKWEVQAHKQNLVGEICRTLKLPEVIARILVNREVNSVAEAQMFLYGDLKMLHSPELLSGVDLAVERIKKAVAGNEKIIIFGDYDVDGITSIALLYNFFLQIGKRVDYYIPERQCMGYGLNIDSIKRLKQTGYDLIITVDCGISNVEEVRFAEELGIDVIITDHHEPLDVLPPAVAVLNPKRPDEKY